GCAACAACGATGTTCTCGCTTGGGGTGATAACGAGTTTGGTCAATTGGGTAATGGAAAGAAAGTTAAATCTAGTAAGCCCCTCAATATTCCCAAGTTATTAGAGCCACTCAAAACTGACAGAGCTCCATTGACTCCAACCCAGAAATTAATTGATGCTGCAAATAATAGACTTCAACTAAAGACCAGTGATACCTCCACTTTCAAGACACCTAAcggaaagaaaatcaaaggAACAATTGAGCAAGTTATAACTGCCACCGGAAATTCCACTGCTATTTTCTATAGGAGATTGTAGAGCTCATATATTTATTTCCTGTATATATTTCAACTCTCCCTCCGCAAGTAAGATCTATTGCACCTCGCGACATGCTCCTTCCAGGTCTTTAGATTCCTAACAGCACACACAATTCGACTAGGAGATGGTAAGTGACACCACATTCGACGAAGGACGTTCCACTGATGTATATTAACCTTTAGAATACTTTGTATAATCATGTCAACAAGCAGGCAATCTCATTGAGAAAGGATCTGGCctctttggaagaaaatgtCAAGGGCGCTCCATTATCACTGGTAGGACAAATAACTACTACCATGACATTACTGACTAAGAGTTTAGATGAATATGAGGATCTGAtagaaaaggaaagaaattttgaaaagaaagccAAACACGATACGAGATTACGAAGTTTCAAGCGAGAATTGCAAGAATATAGAGATACTTTCCAGTCTCTTCGAAGGAAAAGAGATGAAGCGATCAGTAGCACGACAAAGCAACAATTGTTTGACCGCAGGGTATCCCATCATGGTGCTAGTACAGCTGTTTCAGATAATCCGTACAGCGGAGTTGTTTCAAGAGGAGTCTCTCACGATAATGGACCTCATGAAGCTGAAGACATGTCCATGAGTGAAGGCCTgtacaaagagaaaaatacATTTTCTAGGGGTAATCAGCAATTGGATCATATTTTAGAAATGGCTGGAGCTTCATTGGATGAGCtgattgaacaaaatgAGTATATCAAACGAGCTCAGAGAAAGATGACAGATACACTGGAGACTTTAGGTGTATCCAAAGTTACGATACGAAGAATTGAGAAGAAGGCATTTGAAGACAAGTGGATTTTTTATGGTGGCGCTATAAGTGTTTTTGTTATTTTCTATTTGGCGGTCAAATATTTAAGATGAACGGGTCGGTTACTGTGTTTCTTTGCCATTAATTTCGACTCAGTAGTCCTGATTTTTAGCGGTGGACAATCAGTCTTGGAAAACGTTAAGTTGACATTTTGAGAGAAGATTGAGCGCATTTCTTTGGTTATTCTGAAGGTAAAACTATGCCCTCAGCGATTTATTGGTTTCTGGGACGTTCGGTAACAGCTTGCAATAGCAGTTACAAAATTTATCCCGAGTGGCCATATAGGAACTGGGAGAAGCTTACGTATTTTACGCAATGAAGTAGCTGCCCACAAGGGAGCTGGCTACTGGATAATCTGATACATTTCTTGCGTTTCAAGGGACTATTTATCCAAGCAACGACTACCCTAGACAAACGAATCCACTTGGAATCACCAGTACATGTCAACAGCATTATCGATTGCTATTATAAAGGACAATTCTTGCATGGGTTGATTAGAACCCGGGCGATTGATCAGGAACACTAACTAGCCTGCTTTAACCTCAGTCTTTGAAGCTGGTAACGGGTTAGAACCTGAAATGGTTGATATTATGTCTGGTGCTTATGTTTTTCTATCCAACGATAGTCCAGGGCGCATATATATATTCAGTCATAGACTCATCGATGAGATTTTAGAATCATATTCACCTTGATGTCCTTTACCTTTGAGTAATGTTTTACACATTGAAACCAGTTTTCGGATAATACCCCCAAATTTTAGAAGTTTGCATCAACACCCAAGAAACTAGAACCCAACatgaatcttttttgaCCTATAATCCCTATCGCAACAATACGTATAATCCAGAAGAGAAATTCAATTATTCAAGTCAATATTATTTCCGTCCTTAGTGGATACAAAACGTTATTTTATTGTTACAATATACAAGAATCGACCTATTTAGTAATCcaatttccttttcttgACGGCCCAAGCAAGAAACTTAGAAGAGTGGCCCAGTCTGGGAACACTCCTGATTCCTCCACCCGGTGCTTCGTTGATCTCGATTAACTCTTTAATCTCAGTCTCGTTACTTATCTCCCCTGCTTCCATCTCTGGATGGCTCCtggttcttctttcaaaggacTTTGCAAAATAATCATCACCTTTGGGTCTGCAAGGTACGATCTTGTTCAACGAATCATCtatctgaaaaatctcatTGTTAATCACCCTGTTGGGTACATACACTGGAGGAcctcttttccaaattaGTGGAAGTTCATCTTGCTTCTGCTTCAGCTCGtcaaaagaaatcttgGCAGcattttgtttcttgagCCTTCTTATCTCATTTGAAATATCAACCCTTGTGAAGCCTTGAAGGGCAAACTGGTTAAAATCTGCTTCCACATCAGCAGGCATCGTGAATGCTGAACTAGTAGAAATTCCGGAATAGGGTCCTGTGGAGAACGTCAACTCATTATAAGGTGTACTGACTACTTTGGATGGGGCATATCTGGAACTTACTTGGGACATGTTTAATCTCTGCGTCATATTGCTGTAGTTATTGACAGGAGGAGTGTAAGTATTAGGGATTGGTCTAGTGTTTTGATCACCATATGCTGCATCAGCGTAGGAAGGCCTATACCCTGGATAGCTAGGGGTGCCTAATCCGTTTGGTTGGGGAGTGCCCAAGTTAACCATCTTAGGTGTGGTTTGTAAGTTATTATAGTTAGGTGCCATATCATTAGGAGATGGACTATAACCACTCAAATTAACCCTGCTACTACTACCACTCAATGGGGGGTTCGGGGCATTATTGGCTGACTTAGGGATCAATTTCTTAGTTAATTGAATTTTAGGACTTGAAGCGTATTGGCAAAGATCATCATCCAGACTTGGTGGACCTGCATACACAGCCCCTATTAAAGGGGGAGCATTCAGATTATAAATTGTTGGTTCAGGCTTCTCATTCGTAATCTTTGCATCTTGTGGCAACAGATATCTAATAGGAGAATAATACTTGGGGAAATGTCTCAGTTCAGGAGAAGGGATAATTGGATCCTCAACATGACGTACTTCATCAGGGAGACAAGCCTTCCATGTCCTAATTTTGTTAAACTGTTTGTCACCATCATTAAAACGAAACTCGCATATGAATATCGGTCCCTCCACGTCGAAATCGGGATCACCACGTTGGTATCGGGTGTAGTACGCAACATAACAAGGTCCCACAATTTCCGAAGCTCTGTGGTCTCTGTATTGACCAGTTTTGAACACTTCATTCTTATAAAATAGTCGGTCTTCTTTGTGAACGGTTTGCTCAGCTCTATAATACCAGCAAACATTTACAAAGTCTGcgtctttttctttttcgtGCCATATTCTAAATATTTGGCCCACTATAGGTTTCCTTGGGTCATTTGGGTTAGCGATCAAAACCCAATCTCCAACCCTGTATCTTCTACCTTTGACAAGGACAGAGTCCATGGGAGTCTTTGTCATATCTCCAGAAGTTAATTCCTTCTCTGGTCTAGCAAGTTCAATGTCGacaatttctttcaaaccATTTTCCAAGTCATTGACATCCATGATCATATGACGGTCGCTAGCGTAATACAAACGATTGTTCTCCACGATCTTGTAAAcatcattcaaaaatgcCTCAACATCATTGTactttctttgtttgatgtTTTGTCTAATATCATTAAAACACATAGGATCTGATATGAGTGAGAAATAGTCAGAATGTTGTTGTTCTGAAGGAAGGCgatcaaaaagattgtAGACAGAGCGACGAGGGTCCTGCGATgatttcaacttcttcaaacttctCATAATATTCTTTATTCGCATTTCGTGCGGTTTATCAATAATTGGAGGTCTCCCTCTCTTGTGCCATGCCTCGACTAGTGCCTTCTTCTCCTGTAATGATCTCAACGCTGCTTGCGGAGGATAGTAAGACTCTTGTGGTTGCGGGATAGGATACTGTGAATCATCATTCTCAAGTGCGCCACTTTCAGGAATTCTATGACCAGTAATCGTAGTAACCATCAGTGCCTCAGATGGAAATTGTAAAGCTTGTGGTGCCTGCTGTGAAAGGTTGTCATGGGGATTTGAAATCGTAGCCTGTCCTATTGGGGGTGTCACAGCAGCTGAATGGGCTCTTGTTGAAGGTTCTGATTTAACATGGGAGGTCGGAATAGAAGGGGGTGGTGGCTGGGTGATCGGAGTAGAATAATTAGGTCCATCAGGCAAGGGTCCAAGATTGGGATAAATCACTTGCTCAAACCCTGGAAGTGACGAATCTCGCCTAATGGCGGGAATCATGGTCTCTTTTATAtaatcttccaaaatatcCGCTTGTTTATAAATGTCTGAATCCTTCTCGTTATAGAACTTGGCATTCCAGGTGATCTGGGCCATATCATAAATCACTTCATTGACATTGGcatatttcttcttgttcaaattgattCTTACCTTCTGTAGGGACATCGGTCTTTTGATCACTTTGAAATAATCAAGGAACGACCGTGGTAacaaagctttgaaagtGTCACCAAGCTTCTGACCTCTGCAAGCGAACAGTTAGTACTagttccaaaaaaaaaataaaacaaCAGTCTCATCGGCCTGCAGAAAACGACAGAAAATACTTACTTGGAATCTGTGATCCCGTAGACATTATCTACCAAAGGTCTTACCCTCTGTATCAtgctttctctttccaatGCACTCATTGGGTCTTGTTTTTCGACTCAGTTATTTTCAGAGATCAGCGTATTTCGTGTTTGGGTTCCGCTGTGTTGAGGAAGTGAGATAGTGTCTTTTGGAAACGGTGGAAATCGCGGAAAATAGTCGTGTGGCCGCAATATATTAGGATTGCCTCCTACTACATGGTGATTACATAATTGCAAGGTTCAAACCTCCAGATGAACCAGGGAAGCCTAGCCAGTTTCCATGAATACATAACCACAGATAAGTGCCGTACCATATTGGCCCTTTGTGGTGCTGGACTTTCGGCGAGTTCAGGACTACCAACTTTCCGGGGGTCAGGTGGGTTGTGGAAAAATTACAGTTCGATGGATCTGGCTACCCCAGATGCTTTCAACGTTGATCCAGGGCTAGTGTGGCAATTCTACTCTTATAGACGCTACAAAGCGATCCAGGCAAAACCGAATAACGGCCATTACGCCTTGAGTCAACTTTCCAAAGTGGCAGCCTCAAAGGGTAAGAAATTCTTAACATTGACTCAGAATGTGGACGGTCTTTCTAGAAGGGCCCACCATGATCCAGAACAGCTTTTGGAGTTGCATGGAAGCTTGTTCACGCTCAAATGCACAAGTTTTGACTGCACATACACAGAGAATAATAATTTTAAGCACCCCTTGACCCCTCAATTGCAAGGTTGTGAAGAGGAGTGGATCAATCCTAGAAAAAGACAGAGACGAActgagaatgaaaatgagaaCGAGAATGAGAATGAGGATGGTAAAGACGCTGTAATTTCGACAACTGGATCTCCAGAATTCACGCCAGTTAAGGAAATTCCTAGAAGTGGGCTTCCCACATGCCCTCAATGTAAGACTGGATTATTACGTCCTGGGGTTGTCTGGTTTGGAGAATCCCTACCCTTTAAGGTGCTTGATCAAGCAGATCAATTCATTATGTCACAAAAGGTGGACCTCATACTAGTTATCGGCACCAGTCAATCTGTATGGCCCGCCGCAGGCTATGTGAACAGAGTGAAACTACAGGGTGGTAAAGTTGCCATTTTTAAtactgatgaagaagatcttgaaggGTGTGATGGGTGGAAGTTCCTGGGAGATGCAGCGGAGTTGCTCCCACAGGCATTAAAGCCACTAATAGGGGATATCACAGAAGTAGTAGAAAATGACAAAGAGTAAATATAGGTTTGAAGACATTTCATTGTACATTATTTAGAAAACTTAAAAGTTGATAGTCTTGTCAAAGGTACCCAGAGCTGCTTCCTTGAAAGCCTCCGACAAAGTAGGATGAGCATGGCAGACACGAGCGATATCTTCTGTAGAAGCACCGTATTCTAAAGCAAGCCCAGCCTCAGCAATCATCTCACCAGCGTTGGGACCGATGATGTGAACACCCAGAACACGTTGAGTTTCGGCATCAGCAAGGAACTTAACAAATCCTTCAGTGTCCAAGTTGGTCTTAGCTCTAGAGTTAGCAATAAATGGGAATTTACCAACTTTGTATTTGATACCAGCCTCCTTAAGTTGTTGTTCGTTCTGACCAACCCAAGCGACTTCTGGGTGAGTGTACATAACAGATGGAATGTTTCCGTAATTGACGTGACCATGGCCCTTCTTTATAAACTCTGCGGCGGCAATACCTTCTTCCTCAGCCTTGTGAGCCAACATAGGACCAAAAGTAACATCTCCAATTACACGAATATGAGGGTGCTTGGTACGGTATTCAGAGTCGATGACCAAAGTTCCTCTGTTGTCAAAGTCCAATCCAATTGCCTCGGCGTTCAAGCCTTCAGTGTAAGGTCTACGGCCAACGGCAACTAATAGGACATCAGCCTCAAATTGCTCAGTTTTACCATCCTTTGTTGTTTCAATCTCAATGTTCACAACTTCGCCTACGCGTTCACCCTTAGTGACCTTGGCACCACACTTGAACTTCAAGCCTTGCTTGGTCAAGAACTTTTGCGTACTCTTTGCAACTTCGGCATCCATACCAGCACCAATACTGTCACGGTATTCAATGATAGTGACTTCAGAGCCTACTCTAGACCAAACAGAAGCCATTTCCAAACCAATGATACCACCACCAATAATAGCCATACGCTTTGGAACCTCCTTCAAGTCCAAAGCTCCAGTTGAAGTCACGATACGCTCCTCGTCGACAGTAATTCCTGGGAATGGCGAAGGTTCAGATCCAGTAGCAATAATCACATTATCAGCTTTGAGTTCAACTTTGTCGCCTCCCTCAACAGGATCAACGTTGATAGTGTGTTCATCAACGAAAGAACCAGAACCCTTGTAATATTTGACACCGTTTTTCTTAAACAGCATTTCGATACCTCCAGTCAATTGCTTCACAGATTTCTCCTTGGCATTTTGCAATTGGCCAATGTCAATTTGAACATCAGCAACGTTGATTCCTCTCTCTTTAGTATCGTGCTTGATGGTGTGATAAAGGTGAGAGTTGTTCAACAGAGACTTAGAAGGGATACAACCAACATTCAAACAGGTTCCTCCAAGGGCCCCTCTTTTCTCAATGCAAGCAGTATCTAGACCCAATTGTGCAGCCTTAATGGCAGCGACATAACCACCAGGTCCACCACCAATCACGACGACATCGTGTTTGATGGCCTGAGCGAGGATTCTTGAAGTGCTAAGAAAACGTCTTTGTCCGAATTTGAGCATTATGTCTCTTTGGTGGTACTTTATATTCCAAAAGGTCTACTAAATCTATGACTGGTTGGACTAACAAAGAAAGAACGAGCTGGAAGTTGGCAGGTCGAGTCCGGGTTCTCCGATATGGTGTAATGATGTTGTGACATTGGTCGATCGCAGTATTGTTGTAGACATCGGACACCGGGATCTCCCGGGGTAGTGGGGGTATATGCTTTAGTGGGGGCAGGGAGAGGAGAGTTGACCTTTGGGACGTTTATCCAAACTTCATGCACTATCTCGACAATTAAGCTTTTTGGACATGCCTATATTAGGCCATCCACAGATGTCATAATTATTCCATCTAAACTTGAACTTCCACGAAATTGGGAACGAAAGCCCAATTCAAGTGTATCTCATGTTTGAGTGGATATTCGTTTTGCCCGAAATCAACTCTATTTCTTCGGTAAGTGCAAGAAACAAAAGCCTTCAGGAACTTATGCCTAGATGGAATTGAGACATTATAGGGCCAGATACAGTTCAAGCGTTAAGGGAGGAGATTCGGGGTTTGCTGAAGCCATTTTTGAGGCATCAAACAAGATATTGTGCCTAGACTCAGTATTTTTAAGTTAGCAGGAGCCCAATTTCGCCATTGCCGAAAAAGCTTACCACACATTGCGTCACCCGCCACTCCACATTGAAACGTTTTCAAATCCCATGCCTATGGTAATAACGGGTAAGATCCAAACTTTTAAAACGAAATCCTCAAAAATTCGATCCGATGACGCAAGGTACCACCATTTCAGTGGTCGCCTGTCAACTGTGGAGATGACTATGAACAAGCTTTTTTCAAGCTTCTCTTATCACAGGGTATAAAAATAGGTGAATGTTCTGccattcttttgaaggCTCTAACTAAATGGCTGAAAAATCTACTGATATCTCCTTGAATAGGAGCATAAAGGATAACTCAGTTGATGAGAGTGTTCACTCTCTGGCCACATCTGCAGCTAGTCAGGAAACCATTACTATCGTGAATAGGGAGACTGGTGAGTCTACAGTAATAGTAAAAGATTGgactgatgaagaagagcaGAAACTTGTTTGGAAAGTGGACTTCATTGTTCTACCAATACTTTATTTTGCCTTTTTCATTTTGCAGCTGGATAGAGGTAATATTAGTAACGTGTACACTGATACTCATTTTTACAACATGTTGGATTTGAACAACACCAAGATCAATATTGCCAGTGCTCTGTTTTCTATAGGTAttgttgtctttgaaattccCTTCAATGTGGTTCTACAAAGGGTAAGTCCTTCGGTTTTCTTGAGTGctcagatttttctttggagtttGGTTGCAACCCTCCAAACTAAGATAACAAACATCCAAGGATTTTATGCTACCAGGTTTATTTTGGGTGCCATGGAGGCTGGATTTATTCCTGGAGGATTATACTACCTCAGCACTTGGTACAAGAAATCTGAACTTGGTTTCAGACATACACTGTATTTCTTTGGTAACCTTACTGCTGGTGCACTTAGTGGTCTTATTGCAGCTGGGATCCTGAAAGATCTCCCAGGAGTTAATGGCCTTTACGGATGGCAATGGATTTTCCTTGTTGAAGGTGTCACAGGTCTTGGTTATGCggtaattttttttctggcTCTACCGGAGTCGACAACCTATCCTGCAGCTTTCTGGAACAAAAAATGGTTCTATTTTGacgaaagagaaagatccaTTTTGCGACGAAGAATACTTTT
This window of the Komagataella phaffii GS115 chromosome 2, complete sequence genome carries:
- a CDS encoding Putative protein with similarity to the allantoate permease (Dal5p) subfamily — its product is MAEKSTDISLNRSIKDNSVDESVHSLATSAASQETITIVNRETGESTVIVKDWTDEEEQKLVWKVDFIVLPILYFAFFILQLDRGNISNVYTDTHFYNMLDLNNTKINIASALFSIGIVVFEIPFNVVLQRVSPSVFLSAQIFLWSLVATLQTKITNIQGFYATRFILGAMEAGFIPGGLYYLSTWYKKSELGFRHTLYFFGNLTAGALSGLIAAGILKDLPGVNGLYGWQWIFLVEGVTGLGYAVIFFLALPESTTYPAAFWNKKWFYFDERERSILRRRILLDDPSKIVSTRKTSHKDIWSTFKNPVPWLHVLISLSILQTITALGSYLPLIIKSMGFSVFEANARSSIPQWATMVTLVILTYTSKRFKARGFTILLVVVWQLAAQIALRELPASASATQRFAALCFLYAPGMVVHVLNSAWLSANVRSPRERSVALAMLIMAANIGGVCGGQILRDNDKPLYRKGFLSLIIVDAFALLVVAYTIGFYYYKNKKADKLYGKLKSKSLDDEEQTNVVNSLDRGVVYVGFGLDESEKEGLAVNILKSNFRFIV
- a CDS encoding Dihydrolipoamide dehydrogenase; the encoded protein is MLKFGQRRFLSTSRILAQAIKHDVVVIGGGPGGYVAAIKAAQLGLDTACIEKRGALGGTCLNVGCIPSKSLLNNSHLYHTIKHDTKERGINVADVQIDIGQLQNAKEKSVKQLTGGIEMLFKKNGVKYYKGSGSFVDEHTINVDPVEGGDKVELKADNVIIATGSEPSPFPGITVDEERIVTSTGALDLKEVPKRMAIIGGGIIGLEMASVWSRVGSEVTIIEYRDSIGAGMDAEVAKSTQKFLTKQGLKFKCGAKVTKGERVGEVVNIEIETTKDGKTEQFEADVLLVAVGRRPYTEGLNAEAIGLDFDNRGTLVIDSEYRTKHPHIRVIGDVTFGPMLAHKAEEEGIAAAEFIKKGHGHVNYGNIPSVMYTHPEVAWVGQNEQQLKEAGIKYKVGKFPFIANSRAKTNLDTEGFVKFLADAETQRVLGVHIIGPNAGEMIAEAGLALEYGASTEDIARVCHAHPTLSEAFKEAALGTFDKTINF
- a CDS encoding NAD(+)-dependent histone deacetylase, encoding MNQGSLASFHEYITTDKCRTILALCGAGLSASSGLPTFRGSGGLWKNYSSMDLATPDAFNVDPGLVWQFYSYRRYKAIQAKPNNGHYALSQLSKVAASKGKKFLTLTQNVDGLSRRAHHDPEQLLELHGSLFTLKCTSFDCTYTENNNFKHPLTPQLQGCEEEWINPRKRQRRTENENENENENEDGKDAVISTTGSPEFTPVKEIPRSGLPTCPQCKTGLLRPGVVWFGESLPFKVLDQADQFIMSQKVDLILVIGTSQSVWPAAGYVNRVKLQGGKVAIFNTDEEDLEGCDGWKFLGDAAELLPQALKPLIGDITEVVENDKE
- a CDS encoding Component of the RSC chromatin remodeling complex, with translation MSALERESMIQRVRPLVDNVYGITDSKGQKLGDTFKALLPRSFLDYFKVIKRPMSLQKVRINLNKKKYANVNEVIYDMAQITWNAKFYNEKDSDIYKQADILEDYIKETMIPAIRRDSSLPGFEQVIYPNLGPLPDGPNYSTPITQPPPPSIPTSHVKSEPSTRAHSAAVTPPIGQATISNPHDNLSQQAPQALQFPSEALMVTTITGHRIPESGALENDDSQYPIPQPQESYYPPQAALRSLQEKKALVEAWHKRGRPPIIDKPHEMRIKNIMRSLKKLKSSQDPRRSVYNLFDRLPSEQQHSDYFSLISDPMCFNDIRQNIKQRKYNDVEAFLNDVYKIVENNRLYYASDRHMIMDVNDLENGLKEIVDIELARPEKELTSGDMTKTPMDSVLVKGRRYRVGDWVLIANPNDPRKPIVGQIFRIWHEKEKDADFVNVCWYYRAEQTVHKEDRLFYKNEVFKTGQYRDHRASEIVGPCYVAYYTRYQRGDPDFDVEGPIFICEFRFNDGDKQFNKIRTWKACLPDEVRHVEDPIIPSPELRHFPKYYSPIRYLLPQDAKITNEKPEPTIYNLNAPPLIGAVYAGPPSLDDDLCQYASSPKIQLTKKLIPKSANNAPNPPLSGSSSRVNLSGYSPSPNDMAPNYNNLQTTPKMVNLGTPQPNGLGTPSYPGYRPSYADAAYGDQNTRPIPNTYTPPVNNYSNMTQRLNMSQVSSRYAPSKVVSTPYNELTFSTGPYSGISTSSAFTMPADVEADFNQFALQGFTRVDISNEIRRLKKQNAAKISFDELKQKQDELPLIWKRGPPVYVPNRVINNEIFQIDDSLNKIVPCRPKGDDYFAKSFERRTRSHPEMEAGEISNETEIKELIEINEAPGGGIRSVPRLGHSSKFLAWAVKKRKLDY